One Mangifera indica cultivar Alphonso chromosome 4, CATAS_Mindica_2.1, whole genome shotgun sequence genomic region harbors:
- the LOC123212855 gene encoding protein gamma response 1 isoform X2, whose translation MESHLQASPKLGCPADSNEAKYISGLSTILVATIQETKDRISQIEYIFCNQIYPNFQAKSKSLQKIYYEAKKAAEDAWREKEKGLLLELKQLRLEKQQVLEDYQSLKLKMANPSKEQEEEISQLLSKLESQQLKIDELEKERMQKSKEVDEGMELQNKLLHLVQSKVSVIVEQSKQIKEHEEKAKILTAELNSQRKKIDELQKELSGKTENVARIKDLTEKIEILISDISNNEQLLTDLKDEKKLLTVKLEGSEDNFRRLQEELRKKMEEVEQGRELQGQLLQQIDMNSAEGLKKKQQLDECEKEKKLLLDKVEGLEYKVNELKLNLNKRNGEADGGRDSDEKLLQQIKLKDSELVTEKKKRRDVIDAYKRLKSQYNFLCAKSGLTTENMLLQNKLDDENDSFKQHQNPIISPDLEVKSLHTLAVHCDTSKVKNEFDFSDTLEAEKGAKSFQTSSFHSPTSNHFFIPKGPSNVKLAPAAGTKRPASSWRDTRSRQVQGGVDPHDDFLDTPLENIRGNLNKAMKEINDIAVPSEKDMNPDSSDDETQDMNVDPAPQREQKPDAIAGKRGYKYVEPVRKKAERENFKGVECKQCKKFYDAVLPNDGDY comes from the exons ATGGAGAGCCATCTTCAAGCTTCTCCAAAGTTAGGATGTCCTGCTGACAGTAATGAAGCAAAGTACATCTCTGGGCTTAGTACTATACTTGTTGCAACAATCCAGGAGACGAAGGATAGGATTTCGCAGATAGAATACATTTTCTGCAATCAGATATACCCaaattttcaagcaaaatcTAAAAGCTTGCAGAAGATATATTACGAGGCCAAGAAAGCTGCTGAAGATGCAtggagagaaaaggaaaaaggtcTCTTGCTTGAGTTGAAGCAGCTTCGGCTTGAAAAGCAACAGGTTCTTGAAGATTATCAGTCTCTCAAGCTTAAGATGGCAAATCCTTCGAAGGAGCAAGAAGAGGAAATAAGTCAACTGCTTTCCAAACTAGAGAGTCAACAACTGAAAATTGATGAGCTTGAGAAGGAGCGTATGCAGAAGTCTAAAGAAGTTGATGAGGGGATGGAATTGCAGAATAAATTACTCCATTTGGTTCAATCAAAAGTTAGTGTGATTGTGGAACAGAGCAAACAAATAAAAGAGCATGAAGAAAAGGCTAAAATTCTTACTGCTGAACTGAATAGCCAGAGGAAAAAAATTGATGAGCTCCAGAAAGAACTTAGTGGAAAGACAGAAAATGTGGCCAGGATAAAAGATTTGACTGAAAAGATTGAAATACTAATCTCAGATATTTCAAATAATGAACAGCTGTTAACTGATTTGAAAGATGAGAAGAAACTACTGACTGTTAAGTTGGAAGGTTCTGAGGATAATTTTAGAAGACTGCAAGAGGAGCTGAGGAAAAAGATGGAAGAAGTTGAGCAGGGAAGAGAACTGCAGGGGCAGTTGCTTCAACAAATTGATATGAATTCTGCTGAAGGGTTAAAGAAGAAGCAGCAGTTGGATGAGtgtgagaaagagaagaaactaCTTCTTGATAAAGTGGAAGGTTTGGAGTATAAAGTTAATGAGCTAAAGTTAAATCTTAATAAAAGAAATGGTGAGGCAGATGGAGGAAGGGATTCAGATGAAAAATTACTTCAACAGATAAAACTGAAGGACTCTGAGTTGGTtactgaaaagaaaaaaagaagggatGTCATAGATGCTTACAAAAGGTTGAAATCTCAGTACAATTTCCTCTGTGCAAAGTCTGGTCTCACAACAGAGAATATGCTACTGCAAAACAAGCtagatgatgaaaatgattcatttaagcaacatcaaaatccaataatttcCCCCG ACCTTGAAGTCAAAAGTCTCCATACTTTGGCTGTTCATTGCGACACAAGTAAAgtgaaaaatgaatttgattttagtgaTACCTTGGAGGCTGAGAAAGGAGCCAAATCATTTCAGACTTCAAGCTTTCATTCACCTACTTCTAATCACTTTTTCATACCAAAAGGTCCTTCAAATGTAAAATTGGCCCCAGCAGCCGGTACAAAGCGACCTGCATCCTCTTGGAGAGATACCAGGTCCCGTCAAGTCCAAGGTGGCGTTGACCCTCATGATGATTTTCTTGATACTCCCTTAGAGAACATAAGAGGAAACTTGAACAAAGCAATGAAGGAAATTAACGATATTGCAGTTCCATCTGAAAAAGACATGAATCCTGATAGCTCAGATGATGAAACGCAGGATATGAATGTTGATCCTGCACCCCAGAGAGAGCAGAAGCCAGATGCAATTGCTGGAAAAAGAGGTTACAAGTATGTTGAACCAGTCAGAAAGAAAGCTGAGCGGGAAAATTTTAAAGGAGTTGAATGCAAGCAGTGCAAGAAATTCTATGATGCTGTTCTTCCCAATGATGGAG ATTATTGA
- the LOC123213189 gene encoding putative tRNA (cytidine(34)-2'-O)-methyltransferase, whose protein sequence is MDPTSLKTLNVITPLHTHFRSKVSFFRSLGFTQFKHNFSSSSLRFSTLCSLPERENGVSLPHGVGEAVRNVSSNKFLQVVLVSPQIPGNTGCIARTCAASAAGLHLVGPLGFQVDDTKLKRAGLDYWPYVVVKVHSSWSEFREYFKQQEGKKRLLGFTKRGTATHSEFSYRKGDYLIFGSETCGLPPEALQDCECENFGGGTIRIPMVETYVRCLNLSVSVGIALYEAARQLNYEQLEIPSETSINGEQSFITEDIFA, encoded by the exons ATGGACCCAACGAGTCTCAAAACCCTGAACGTTATAACGCCTTTGCATACTCATTTTCGTTCAAAAGTCTCCTTCTTTCGCTCTCTCGGCTTCACTCAATTCAAGCACAACTTTTCCTCCTCCTCACTTCGCTTCTCCACTCTCTGCTCTCTtc CTGAAAGAGAGAATGGAGTGTCTCTGCCACATGGAGTTGGTGAAGCTGTTAGAAATGTCTCCTCAAATAAGTTTCTTCAAGTTGTTTTGGTTTCTCCTCAG ATCCCTGGAAATACAGGTTGCATTGCGAGAACATGTGCAGCATCAGCTGCTGGGCTGCACCTAGTTGGG CCATTAGGATTTCAAGTGGACGATACAAAATTGAAGCGAGCTGGATTGGACTACTGGCC TTACGTTGTTGTTAAAGTTCATAGCTCATGGTCAGAGTTTCGAGAGTATTTCAAGCAACAG GAAGGGAAAAAGCGGTTGCTGGGATTTACGAAAAGAGGAACGGCAACACATTCA GAATTCTCCTACCGCAAAGGTGATTATCTCATATTTGGCTCAGAAACCTGTGGTCTACCCCCTGAAGCATTACAAGACTGTGAATGCGAAAACTTTGGTGGTGGGACTATTCGGATTCCGATGGTTGAAACTTATGTTAGATGTCTGAATCTCTCTGTCAGTGTCGGCATTGCTTTGTATGAAGCTGCCAGACAGCTAAACTATGAGCAGCTTGAAATCCCATCTGAAACTTCTATCAACGGAGAACAATCATTTATCACCGAAGACATTTTTGCTTGA
- the LOC123212723 gene encoding uncharacterized protein LOC123212723 isoform X1, translating to MGSIDDQTFRVNFSDEGVKKLRDIVKDKLKQFMGDYTDDTLVEYVIVLLRNGRRKEEARNELNVFLGDDSDSFVSWLWEHLSSNLNLYVHNEESHTNKMVKMKPTLGGQGDSPQLDPESERGKPNKLSRSRHNREWKGLARNAAETPLLQTSEVDNVYLEEKPGPEVSHSKKTPPPRVQKKRIRPDERQHTKREVMGQPTIAASRLLQFAVRDAVGTTRPSSSGREPQLKRLRSVVSTSSADSELVERARRIRSVATVPNPLATVIKAVAEAAEDVIRVKSTGSVFDRLGRGMDVSEMADHHTGLPEAVVVDREYENFDRVQEQTGSAYVKRHEYSGQYVGDMRMIESDCGLPFDSMTHDEGYDDVNHMGYRVSDVLQSGPSGGNKSEDSLMLQYGVAKNVDDVMQIPRNKDHDQSVSGVNASPKTANISVNVTSWKPLHFQEPRDVRELDSRKSIQEIEARSGKSGVQLTKENSNPSTVGNGNAIPVADIQKESQKVLPSASGIYPAGRPSVDADSRTIFLTNVHFAATKDSLSRHFNKFGEVLKVVIVTDATTGQPTGCLIRSAYVEFMRKEAADNALSLDGTSFMSRILKVVKRNAAYQDAAPLMTWPRVARGSPYAPSRFTRASFPRGIPGAFRPRLPIKPGARSLQWKRDARATPAESGSQVPGNSVLSPTARSLTYVRTEPKSDGNSGTT from the exons ATGGGCAGCATAGATGATCAGACATTTAGGGTTAATTTTAGCGACGAGGGAGTGAAAAAGTTGAGGGATATAGTGAAAGATAAACTCAAACAGTTCATGGGCGATTACACCGACGATACTCTTgtg GAATATGTTATTGTCTTACTAAGAAATGGAAGACGTAAGGAAGAAGCAAGGAATGAGTTGAATGTTTTTTTAGGGGATGATAGTGATTCTTTTGTGTCTTG GTTGTGGGAACATCTGtcttcaaatttgaatttgtatgtTCATAACGAGGAATCTCACAcaaataaaatggtaaaaatgaaACCTACATTAGGTGGTCAGGGTGATTCTCCTCAATTGGATCCTGAATCTGAAAGAGGAAAACCTAATAAATTATCTAGGAGTCGTCACAATAGGGAGTGGAAAGGATTAGCAAGGAATGCAGCAGAAACTCCCCTTCTTCAAACATCTGAAGTTGACAATGTCTACTTGGAGGAAAAACCAGGTCCTGAAGTTAGTCATTCCAAAAAAACTCCTCCCCCTAGAGTTCAAAAGAAAAGGATCAGGCCTGATGAAAGACAACACACTAAG AGGGAGGTAATGGGCCAACCAACTATCGCTGCTTCTCGGCTACTTCAGTTTGCAGTTCGAGATGCAGTGGGAACTACAAGGCCATCTAGCTCAGGCAGAGAGCCACAACTGAAGCGTCTTCGATCTGTGGTGTCTACATCCTCTGCCGACTCAGAATTGGTTGAACGAGCCCGGAGAATCAGGTCAGTTGCAACAGTACCTAATCCTTTAGCAACTGTGATAAAAGCTGTGGCAGAAGCTGCTGAAGACGTAATTAGAGTTAAGTCTACGGGAAGTGTATTTGATCGACTTGGTCGGGGTATGGATGTATCAGAGATGGCTGATCATCATACTGGACTTCCAGAAGCTGTTGTTGTAGACCGAGAGTATGAAAATTTTGACCGAGTTCAGGAGCAAACTGGTTCAGCTTATGTTAAGAGACATGAGTACAGTGGGCAATATGTTGGGGACATGAGAATGATTGAAAGCGACTGTGGGTTGCCCTTTGACTCCATGACCCATGATGAAGGTTATGATGATGTCAATCATATGGGATATCGAGTCTCAGATGTTTTGCAGTCAGGACCATCTGGTGGGAACAAGAGTGAAGATTCTCTGATGTTGCAGTATGGTGTAGCCAAGAATGTTGATGATGTAATGCAAATACCACGAAACAAAGATCATGATCAGTCTGTTTCAGGAGTGAATGCTTCCCCTAAAACGGCTAACATTTCTGTGAATGTAACTTCCTGGAAACCTCTTCATTTTCAGGAGCCTAGAGATGTCCGAGAATTAGATAGTCGAAAATCTATTCAGGAGATTGAGGCACGGTCTGGAAAATCTGGTGTGCAACTAACGAAGGAGAATAGCAACCCTTCTACTGTTGGTAATGGGAAT GCGATACCTGTTGCAGATATTCAAAAAGAATCCCAAAAGGTTCTGCCTTCTGCTTCTG GTATATATCCTGCCGGTCGTCCTTCAGTGGATGCTGATTCTCGAACCATTTTTCTTACCAAT GTTCATTTTGCTGCTACCAAGGACAGTCTTTCTCGGCATTTTAATAAGTTTGGGGAAGTTCTTAAAGTTGTTATTGTTACTGATGCCACGACTGGACAACCCACAGG ATGCTTGATCAGGTCAGCTTATGTGGAGTTCATGCGTAAAGAAGCGGCAGACAATGCATTAAGTCTGGATGGCACCTCCTTTATGTCACGGATTCTAAAG GTGGTTAAGAGAAATGCTGCTTATCAAGATGCTGCTCCTCTTATGACTTGGCCTCGCGTTGCCCGGGGCTCTCCATATGCTCCATCTAGGTTCACCAGGGCTTCTTTCCCTAGAGGCATCCCTGGTGCATTTAGGCCTCGTCTTCCTATTAAACCTGGTGCGAGGAGTTTGCAGTGGAAGCGTGATGCTCGGGCCACTCCAGCTGAAAGTGGTAGTCAAGTTCCTGGGAACAGTGTCCTTTCTCCAACTGCTCGTAGTCTTACCTATGTCAGAACGGAGCCTAAGTCAGATGGAAATTCAGGTACCACCTAG
- the LOC123213088 gene encoding DNA damage-repair/toleration protein DRT100-like, giving the protein MPSSSTSSSSSPPSLSNQTHTASYNILRVMGVFHLTVLIVFLAVTSAVTACTPSDKAALLAFKSSLNEPYLSIFDSWTGDKCCENWYGVGCDPTTQRVTDISLRGESEDPILVKAGRPGYMTGSINPAICQLDHLSTLIIADWKGISGELPGCITSIAPLHILDVVGNQISGGIPANIGNLQKLAILNLADNVISGPIPDSLVQLSNLKHLDLTNNQLSGKIPVDFGKLKMLSRALLSRNKLTGTIPSSIGNMYRLADLDLSMNQIWGSIPDVLGKMKVLSTLKLDCNKLSGQIPDALLSNTGMGILNLSRNALEGHIPDVFGSKSYFMVLDLSYNNLKGPIPGSLSSSVYIGHLDLSHNHLCGPIPIGSPFDQFESSSFDNNDCLCGNPLKTC; this is encoded by the coding sequence ATGCCTTCCTCCTCCacttcttcctcctcttctcCTCCTTCGCTCAGCAACCAAACTCACACTGCCTCATATAACATTTTACGAGTAATGGGAGTGTTTCACTTGACTGTTCTCATCGTTTTCCTTGCCGTTACCTCTGCCGTTACTGCCTGTACGCCGTCAGACAAGGCAGCTCTCTTAGCCTTCAAGTCCTCCCTCAACGAGCCCTACTTGTCCATCTTCGACTCCTGGACAGGCGACAAATGCTGTGAAAACTGGTACGGCGTCGGCTGCGACCCGACGACTCAGCGAGTCACTGATATCTCACTCCGTGGAGAGTCTGAAGACCCCATTTTAGTCAAAGCTGGACGGCCAGGGTACATGACCGGCTCCATTAACCCGGCCATTTGCCAGCTTGACCATCTAAGCACTTTAATTATCGCTGACTGGAAAGGCATTTCTGGTGAACTTCCAGGGTGTATAACTTCCATTGCCCCGCTCCATATTTTGGACGTTGTCGGGAACCAGATTTCGGGCGGGATTCCGGCAAATATCGGTAACCTTCAGAAACTAGCTATTTTAAATTTAGCCGATAATGTCATATCTGGTCCGATTCCCGATTCGTTAGTCCAGCTTTCTAATTTAAAGCATCTAGATCTCACCAACAACCAACTTTCCGGCAAAATCCCAGTGGATTTCGGGAAACTTAAAATGTTAAGCCGTGCTTTACTCAGCCGAAACAAACTGACGGGAACCATCCCGAGTTCTATCGGTAACATGTATCGGCTTGCGGATTTAGATTTATCCATGAATCAAATCTGGGGTTCGATACCGGATGTTTTGGGAAAAATGAAAGTCCTGTCAACTCTGAAGTTGGATTGTAACAAGTTATCGGGTCAAATACCGGATGCATTGTTGAGTAACACCGGCATGGGTATCTTGAACTTGAGCCGAAACGCTTTGGAGGGACACATACCGGACGTTTTCGGATCAAAATCGTACTTCATGGTTTTGGATTTATCATACAACAATTTGAAAGGACCGATACCCGGTTCATTGTCTTCCTCAGTATATATCGGGCATCTGGATTTGAGTCACAACCATCTTTGTGGACCGATTCCCATTGGGTCACCGTTCGATCAGTTCGAATCGTCATCGTTTGACAACAATGATTGTTTGTGCGGCAACCCATTGAAGACATGCTAA
- the LOC123213212 gene encoding sm-like protein LSM7: protein MSGRKETVLDLAKFVDKGVQVKLTGGRQVTGTLKGYDQLLNLVLDESIEFLRDADDPLKTTDQTRRLGLIVCRGTAVMLVSPTDGTDEISNPFVQPDGA from the exons ATG TCAGGAAGGAAAGAAACAGTGTTGGATTTGGCCAAGTTTGTTGACAAAGGTGTGCAAGTGAAGCTCACTGGAGGAAGACAAG TGACAGGGACTCTGAAAGGGTATGATCAATTGCTAAATCTTGTCCTGGATGAATCTATTGAATTTCTTAGAG ATGCTGATGATCCATTGAAGACCACTGATCAGACCAGACGACTTGGCCTAATA GTGTGTAGGGGGACCGCTGTGATGCTTGTATCACCAACTGATGGTACAGATGAGATTTCCAACCCTTTTGTCCAGCCAGACGGGGCCTAA
- the LOC123212723 gene encoding uncharacterized protein LOC123212723 isoform X2: MGSIDDQTFRVNFSDEGVKKLRDIVKDKLKQFMGDYTDDTLVEYVIVLLRNGRRKEEARNELNVFLGDDSDSFVSWLWEHLSSNLNLYVHNEESHTNKMVKMKPTLGGQGDSPQLDPESERGKPNKLSRSRHNREWKGLARNAAETPLLQTSEVDNVYLEEKPGPEVSHSKKTPPPRVQKKRIRPDERQHTKREVMGQPTIAASRLLQFAVRDAVGTTRPSSSGREPQLKRLRSVVSTSSADSELVERARRIRSVATVPNPLATVIKAVAEAAEDVIRVKSTGSVFDRLGRGMDVSEMADHHTGLPEAVVVDREYENFDRVQEQTGSAYVKRHEYSGQYVGDMRMIESDCGLPFDSMTHDEGYDDVNHMGYRVSDVLQSGPSGGNKSEDSLMLQYGVAKNVDDVMQIPRNKDHDQSVSGVNASPKTANISVNVTSWKPLHFQEPRDVRELDSRKSIQEIEARSGKSGVQLTKENSNPSTVGNGNAIPVADIQKESQKVLPSASGIYPAGRPSVDADSRTIFLTNVHFAATKDSLSRHFNKFGEVLKVVIVTDATTGQPTGSAYVEFMRKEAADNALSLDGTSFMSRILKVVKRNAAYQDAAPLMTWPRVARGSPYAPSRFTRASFPRGIPGAFRPRLPIKPGARSLQWKRDARATPAESGSQVPGNSVLSPTARSLTYVRTEPKSDGNSGTT, encoded by the exons ATGGGCAGCATAGATGATCAGACATTTAGGGTTAATTTTAGCGACGAGGGAGTGAAAAAGTTGAGGGATATAGTGAAAGATAAACTCAAACAGTTCATGGGCGATTACACCGACGATACTCTTgtg GAATATGTTATTGTCTTACTAAGAAATGGAAGACGTAAGGAAGAAGCAAGGAATGAGTTGAATGTTTTTTTAGGGGATGATAGTGATTCTTTTGTGTCTTG GTTGTGGGAACATCTGtcttcaaatttgaatttgtatgtTCATAACGAGGAATCTCACAcaaataaaatggtaaaaatgaaACCTACATTAGGTGGTCAGGGTGATTCTCCTCAATTGGATCCTGAATCTGAAAGAGGAAAACCTAATAAATTATCTAGGAGTCGTCACAATAGGGAGTGGAAAGGATTAGCAAGGAATGCAGCAGAAACTCCCCTTCTTCAAACATCTGAAGTTGACAATGTCTACTTGGAGGAAAAACCAGGTCCTGAAGTTAGTCATTCCAAAAAAACTCCTCCCCCTAGAGTTCAAAAGAAAAGGATCAGGCCTGATGAAAGACAACACACTAAG AGGGAGGTAATGGGCCAACCAACTATCGCTGCTTCTCGGCTACTTCAGTTTGCAGTTCGAGATGCAGTGGGAACTACAAGGCCATCTAGCTCAGGCAGAGAGCCACAACTGAAGCGTCTTCGATCTGTGGTGTCTACATCCTCTGCCGACTCAGAATTGGTTGAACGAGCCCGGAGAATCAGGTCAGTTGCAACAGTACCTAATCCTTTAGCAACTGTGATAAAAGCTGTGGCAGAAGCTGCTGAAGACGTAATTAGAGTTAAGTCTACGGGAAGTGTATTTGATCGACTTGGTCGGGGTATGGATGTATCAGAGATGGCTGATCATCATACTGGACTTCCAGAAGCTGTTGTTGTAGACCGAGAGTATGAAAATTTTGACCGAGTTCAGGAGCAAACTGGTTCAGCTTATGTTAAGAGACATGAGTACAGTGGGCAATATGTTGGGGACATGAGAATGATTGAAAGCGACTGTGGGTTGCCCTTTGACTCCATGACCCATGATGAAGGTTATGATGATGTCAATCATATGGGATATCGAGTCTCAGATGTTTTGCAGTCAGGACCATCTGGTGGGAACAAGAGTGAAGATTCTCTGATGTTGCAGTATGGTGTAGCCAAGAATGTTGATGATGTAATGCAAATACCACGAAACAAAGATCATGATCAGTCTGTTTCAGGAGTGAATGCTTCCCCTAAAACGGCTAACATTTCTGTGAATGTAACTTCCTGGAAACCTCTTCATTTTCAGGAGCCTAGAGATGTCCGAGAATTAGATAGTCGAAAATCTATTCAGGAGATTGAGGCACGGTCTGGAAAATCTGGTGTGCAACTAACGAAGGAGAATAGCAACCCTTCTACTGTTGGTAATGGGAAT GCGATACCTGTTGCAGATATTCAAAAAGAATCCCAAAAGGTTCTGCCTTCTGCTTCTG GTATATATCCTGCCGGTCGTCCTTCAGTGGATGCTGATTCTCGAACCATTTTTCTTACCAAT GTTCATTTTGCTGCTACCAAGGACAGTCTTTCTCGGCATTTTAATAAGTTTGGGGAAGTTCTTAAAGTTGTTATTGTTACTGATGCCACGACTGGACAACCCACAGG GTCAGCTTATGTGGAGTTCATGCGTAAAGAAGCGGCAGACAATGCATTAAGTCTGGATGGCACCTCCTTTATGTCACGGATTCTAAAG GTGGTTAAGAGAAATGCTGCTTATCAAGATGCTGCTCCTCTTATGACTTGGCCTCGCGTTGCCCGGGGCTCTCCATATGCTCCATCTAGGTTCACCAGGGCTTCTTTCCCTAGAGGCATCCCTGGTGCATTTAGGCCTCGTCTTCCTATTAAACCTGGTGCGAGGAGTTTGCAGTGGAAGCGTGATGCTCGGGCCACTCCAGCTGAAAGTGGTAGTCAAGTTCCTGGGAACAGTGTCCTTTCTCCAACTGCTCGTAGTCTTACCTATGTCAGAACGGAGCCTAAGTCAGATGGAAATTCAGGTACCACCTAG
- the LOC123212855 gene encoding protein gamma response 1 isoform X1: MESHLQASPKLGCPADSNEAKYISGLSTILVATIQETKDRISQIEYIFCNQIYPNFQAKSKSLQKIYYEAKKAAEDAWREKEKGLLLELKQLRLEKQQVLEDYQSLKLKMANPSKEQEEEISQLLSKLESQQLKIDELEKERMQKSKEVDEGMELQNKLLHLVQSKVSVIVEQSKQIKEHEEKAKILTAELNSQRKKIDELQKELSGKTENVARIKDLTEKIEILISDISNNEQLLTDLKDEKKLLTVKLEGSEDNFRRLQEELRKKMEEVEQGRELQGQLLQQIDMNSAEGLKKKQQLDECEKEKKLLLDKVEGLEYKVNELKLNLNKRNGEADGGRDSDEKLLQQIKLKDSELVTEKKKRRDVIDAYKRLKSQYNFLCAKSGLTTENMLLQNKLDDENDSFKQHQNPIISPDLEVKSLHTLAVHCDTSKVKNEFDFSDTLEAEKGAKSFQTSSFHSPTSNHFFIPKGPSNVKLAPAAGTKRPASSWRDTRSRQVQGGVDPHDDFLDTPLENIRGNLNKAMKEINDIAVPSEKDMNPDSSDDETQDMNVDPAPQREQKPDAIAGKRGYKYVEPVRKKAERENFKGVECKQCKKFYDAVLPNDGGKDSDSNKKNFRCEHHEGVSRHRYKYIPPMTPEGFWNIGFESEM; encoded by the exons ATGGAGAGCCATCTTCAAGCTTCTCCAAAGTTAGGATGTCCTGCTGACAGTAATGAAGCAAAGTACATCTCTGGGCTTAGTACTATACTTGTTGCAACAATCCAGGAGACGAAGGATAGGATTTCGCAGATAGAATACATTTTCTGCAATCAGATATACCCaaattttcaagcaaaatcTAAAAGCTTGCAGAAGATATATTACGAGGCCAAGAAAGCTGCTGAAGATGCAtggagagaaaaggaaaaaggtcTCTTGCTTGAGTTGAAGCAGCTTCGGCTTGAAAAGCAACAGGTTCTTGAAGATTATCAGTCTCTCAAGCTTAAGATGGCAAATCCTTCGAAGGAGCAAGAAGAGGAAATAAGTCAACTGCTTTCCAAACTAGAGAGTCAACAACTGAAAATTGATGAGCTTGAGAAGGAGCGTATGCAGAAGTCTAAAGAAGTTGATGAGGGGATGGAATTGCAGAATAAATTACTCCATTTGGTTCAATCAAAAGTTAGTGTGATTGTGGAACAGAGCAAACAAATAAAAGAGCATGAAGAAAAGGCTAAAATTCTTACTGCTGAACTGAATAGCCAGAGGAAAAAAATTGATGAGCTCCAGAAAGAACTTAGTGGAAAGACAGAAAATGTGGCCAGGATAAAAGATTTGACTGAAAAGATTGAAATACTAATCTCAGATATTTCAAATAATGAACAGCTGTTAACTGATTTGAAAGATGAGAAGAAACTACTGACTGTTAAGTTGGAAGGTTCTGAGGATAATTTTAGAAGACTGCAAGAGGAGCTGAGGAAAAAGATGGAAGAAGTTGAGCAGGGAAGAGAACTGCAGGGGCAGTTGCTTCAACAAATTGATATGAATTCTGCTGAAGGGTTAAAGAAGAAGCAGCAGTTGGATGAGtgtgagaaagagaagaaactaCTTCTTGATAAAGTGGAAGGTTTGGAGTATAAAGTTAATGAGCTAAAGTTAAATCTTAATAAAAGAAATGGTGAGGCAGATGGAGGAAGGGATTCAGATGAAAAATTACTTCAACAGATAAAACTGAAGGACTCTGAGTTGGTtactgaaaagaaaaaaagaagggatGTCATAGATGCTTACAAAAGGTTGAAATCTCAGTACAATTTCCTCTGTGCAAAGTCTGGTCTCACAACAGAGAATATGCTACTGCAAAACAAGCtagatgatgaaaatgattcatttaagcaacatcaaaatccaataatttcCCCCG ACCTTGAAGTCAAAAGTCTCCATACTTTGGCTGTTCATTGCGACACAAGTAAAgtgaaaaatgaatttgattttagtgaTACCTTGGAGGCTGAGAAAGGAGCCAAATCATTTCAGACTTCAAGCTTTCATTCACCTACTTCTAATCACTTTTTCATACCAAAAGGTCCTTCAAATGTAAAATTGGCCCCAGCAGCCGGTACAAAGCGACCTGCATCCTCTTGGAGAGATACCAGGTCCCGTCAAGTCCAAGGTGGCGTTGACCCTCATGATGATTTTCTTGATACTCCCTTAGAGAACATAAGAGGAAACTTGAACAAAGCAATGAAGGAAATTAACGATATTGCAGTTCCATCTGAAAAAGACATGAATCCTGATAGCTCAGATGATGAAACGCAGGATATGAATGTTGATCCTGCACCCCAGAGAGAGCAGAAGCCAGATGCAATTGCTGGAAAAAGAGGTTACAAGTATGTTGAACCAGTCAGAAAGAAAGCTGAGCGGGAAAATTTTAAAGGAGTTGAATGCAAGCAGTGCAAGAAATTCTATGATGCTGTTCTTCCCAATGATGGAGGTAAGGACAGTGAtagtaataagaaaaatttccgCTGTGAGCATCATGAAGGTGTTTCTAGGCATAGGTATAAGTATATCCCTCCTATGACACCTGAGGGTTTCTGGAATATTGGATTTGAATCTGAAATGTGA
- the LOC123214604 gene encoding zinc finger A20 and AN1 domain-containing stress-associated protein 5-like: protein MAQKTEKEETEFKVPETLTLCINNCGFTGNPATNNMCQKCFNATTATASTATSTTVTTAASSSSGGGSILKFSSDKMRSRLIDRSSDATGTTSQSAETDLQKSDVFEKRVVNRCSGCRRKVGLTGFRCRCGELFCGEHRYSDRHDCSYDYKSAGRDAIARENPVVKAAKIVRV from the coding sequence ATGGCTCAGAAGACAGAAAAGGAAGAGACGGAATTCAAGGTCCCTGAAACTTTGACTCTTTGTATCAACAATTGTGGTTTCACAGGTAATCCAGCCACCAACAACATGTGCCAGAAATGTTTCAACGCCACCACCGCTACCGCATCAACTGCCACATCAACAACAGTAACAACTGCGGCTTCTAGCTCGAGCGGTGGTGGTTCGATCTTAAAGTTTTCTAGCGATAAAATGAGATCTCGGTTGATCGACCGTTCCTCGGATGCTACAGGTACAACAAGCCAAAGTGCAGAGACAGATCTGCAAAAAAGCGATGTTTTCGAGAAAAGAGTGGTGAACCGATGCTCCGGCTGTCGACGAAAGGTCGGTTTGACTGGCTTCAGATGTCGATGCGGAGAATTGTTCTGTGGAGAACATCGATATTCGGATCGTCACGATTGCAGTTACGATTATAAATCAGCAGGTCGTGACGCGATAGCCAGAGAAAATCCCGTCGTAAAAGCAGCCAAAATTGTTAGggtttga